From a region of the Fervidicoccaceae archaeon genome:
- a CDS encoding ABC transporter substrate-binding protein, with translation MSRKRGISSAALIGIVVVILAVVAVGAYLATRGGGAPTTTTTTTTSPTTTQTTTQTTTTAQAKAAIVIGVTDKVTDLDPANAYDFFTWEILYNTMEGLVKYKPGTLEIVPGLAENWTVSSDGTIWTFKLRPNLKFSDGTPLTANDVVRSIKRVININGDPSWLVTSFVKDVEAPDNLTVVFHLKIPCSYFLSVLATPPYFPVNPNYPNDRYVSDALWGGAGPYKIANFTRDQELDLVPNPYYYGPAPNNSKVIIRFYKDASTMRMALLSGEIDIAWRTLLPADIVALSKQSGINVISVPSTFIRYLVLNVNMSPTNNLLVRQAIAAAINRTQIISTALMGAGTPLYSLIPTSMSAYKPVFLTYYGDGNLSLARQLLSQAGYSETNKLQLTLWYTPTHYGDTEASVATLIKQELEATGMIAVTLQSAEWGQYVQNARSGQMGAYLLGWYPDYLDPDDYTTPFLHTGDNKWLGNQYSNPQMDKLLEQAQVTVDEAARNQIYAQVQNLLAHDVPIVPLFEGKLYIAASSSISGIVPSPTMILMYNSITKTK, from the coding sequence ATGTCTCGAAAGAGGGGAATATCATCAGCAGCCCTAATTGGAATAGTTGTAGTTATACTGGCAGTGGTAGCTGTTGGAGCCTATCTAGCCACAAGAGGAGGCGGAGCTCCCACAACAACTACTACAACAACTACTTCTCCAACAACAACACAAACAACCACACAGACTACAACAACAGCTCAAGCTAAGGCAGCAATAGTAATAGGCGTAACGGACAAGGTAACAGATCTGGATCCAGCGAATGCATATGATTTCTTCACATGGGAAATACTCTACAATACAATGGAAGGTCTTGTCAAATACAAGCCGGGAACTCTAGAGATTGTTCCAGGTCTCGCTGAGAACTGGACCGTCAGCTCAGATGGAACAATATGGACGTTCAAGCTTAGACCAAACCTGAAGTTCTCCGATGGAACTCCCCTAACAGCAAATGATGTTGTTAGGAGTATAAAAAGAGTAATAAACATAAACGGGGACCCAAGCTGGCTTGTAACGAGCTTTGTTAAAGATGTGGAAGCACCAGACAATCTAACTGTCGTTTTCCACTTAAAGATACCATGCAGCTATTTCCTTTCTGTCCTGGCTACTCCACCCTACTTCCCAGTGAATCCGAATTATCCCAATGATAGGTATGTGAGCGATGCTCTGTGGGGAGGAGCTGGTCCATATAAAATAGCAAACTTCACCAGAGATCAGGAGCTGGATCTAGTCCCCAATCCATATTACTATGGTCCAGCCCCCAACAACAGCAAAGTCATCATAAGATTCTACAAAGATGCTTCTACTATGAGAATGGCTTTGCTATCAGGGGAGATAGATATAGCCTGGAGAACTCTGCTTCCTGCTGATATTGTTGCACTGAGCAAGCAGAGCGGCATCAATGTAATAAGCGTGCCAAGCACGTTCATAAGATACCTTGTTCTCAATGTTAACATGAGTCCGACGAACAACCTTTTGGTAAGGCAGGCAATAGCTGCAGCCATCAATAGAACCCAAATAATAAGCACGGCCCTAATGGGAGCAGGAACACCGCTATATAGCTTGATACCAACATCTATGTCCGCATATAAGCCAGTTTTCCTGACATATTACGGTGATGGGAACTTATCACTTGCTAGACAGCTTCTTTCACAAGCTGGATATAGCGAAACTAACAAGCTACAGCTAACATTGTGGTACACTCCAACGCACTATGGCGATACTGAAGCCAGTGTGGCAACATTGATAAAGCAGGAGCTTGAGGCGACGGGAATGATAGCTGTAACTTTGCAGAGCGCGGAGTGGGGCCAATACGTGCAGAATGCAAGGAGTGGCCAGATGGGTGCCTATTTGTTGGGATGGTATCCAGACTATTTGGATCCAGATGATTATACAACACCATTCCTGCACACTGGGGACAACAAATGGCTTGGCAATCAGTACTCCAATCCTCAGATGGACAAGCTACTAGAGCAAGCCCAAGTAACTGTGGATGAAGCAGCAAGGAATCAGATATATGCTCAAGTTCAAAACCTTCTTGCTCATGATGTTCCAATCGTGCCGCTGTTCGAAGGAAAGCTATATATTGCTGCTAGCAGCTCAATCAGTGGAATAGT
- a CDS encoding type 1 glutamine amidotransferase domain-containing protein, translating to MGKKILIIVGPEFEDIEALYPYYRLLEKGYDVTIAAPSSGEVEGKNGYRLKAISMKDVDPSKFDALVIPGGRGPERIRVRAREDAIRIVRHFIDSGKPVAAICHGPQLLITAERARGMKLTSYPGIADDLRAAGAEWIDEKTVVHGKVVTARIPDDLPQWMEAFLKIIE from the coding sequence ATGGGGAAGAAAATCCTAATCATTGTAGGTCCTGAATTCGAGGATATAGAGGCTCTATATCCATACTATAGGCTTCTGGAGAAGGGATATGATGTTACGATTGCTGCCCCTTCTTCCGGAGAAGTTGAGGGGAAAAACGGTTACAGGTTGAAGGCGATATCCATGAAGGATGTTGATCCTTCAAAATTTGATGCGCTTGTTATACCAGGAGGAAGGGGGCCGGAAAGAATAAGGGTGAGAGCAAGGGAGGATGCTATCAGAATAGTGAGACATTTTATTGATTCAGGAAAGCCTGTAGCAGCCATCTGTCATGGACCACAGCTTTTGATAACAGCAGAAAGAGCTAGAGGGATGAAGCTAACAAGCTATCCAGGAATTGCTGATGATCTGAGGGCTGCTGGAGCCGAGTGGATCGATGAGAAAACAGTAGTGCATGGAAAGGTCGTTACTGCAAGAATACCTGATGATCTTCCACAATGGATGGAGGCCTTCCTAAAAATTATTGAATAA